From Staphylococcus delphini, one genomic window encodes:
- a CDS encoding MetQ/NlpA family ABC transporter substrate-binding protein, producing the protein MRKLSVFLTAMVALVLVLAACGKGSNESDSKKIVVAATPTPHGQVVKKAAEIMKKKGYDVEVREVNDYKIPNKLLDKGDVDANMFQHVPYLKAEQKSHGYQIEEVGKVLTTPMAVYSKKHKSLKDLPDGAKIYISNNPAEEGRFLSFFVKAGLIKIKDGVKIEDAKLDDIVENKKHLEFDNQQGAEFLPKTYNNNEGDAVIMNSNYAIDNGLKPLKDSIAVEDESSPFANILAVQKGHKNDEKYQELLKALQSDEVRDYINKEFDGAVIPAK; encoded by the coding sequence ATGAGAAAATTATCAGTATTTTTAACGGCAATGGTGGCATTAGTGCTCGTTTTAGCAGCATGTGGTAAAGGAAGCAATGAAAGCGACAGTAAAAAAATTGTTGTAGCAGCGACACCAACACCGCATGGGCAAGTTGTGAAAAAGGCTGCTGAGATTATGAAGAAAAAAGGCTATGACGTTGAAGTGCGTGAAGTCAATGACTATAAAATTCCGAATAAACTGTTAGACAAAGGTGATGTCGATGCGAACATGTTCCAACACGTTCCTTATTTAAAAGCTGAACAAAAGTCGCACGGTTATCAAATTGAAGAAGTCGGCAAAGTATTAACGACACCAATGGCTGTTTATAGTAAAAAACATAAAAGTTTAAAAGACTTGCCAGATGGCGCTAAAATTTATATTTCAAATAACCCAGCTGAGGAAGGCCGTTTCTTATCATTTTTCGTTAAAGCGGGATTAATTAAGATTAAAGATGGTGTGAAAATTGAAGATGCAAAGTTAGATGACATTGTGGAAAACAAAAAGCATCTTGAGTTCGATAACCAACAAGGAGCGGAATTCTTACCAAAAACGTACAACAATAATGAAGGGGATGCGGTGATTATGAACTCCAATTACGCAATTGATAATGGTTTGAAGCCATTGAAGGATTCGATTGCGGTTGAAGACGAGTCATCTCCATTTGCGAATATTTTAGCTGTTCAAAAAGGACATAAAAATGATGAAAAATATCAGGAGTTATTGAAGGCATTACAGTCAGATGAAGTGCGTGATTATATTAATAAAGAGTTTGATGGTGCTGTCATTCCTGCGAAGTAA